The genomic DNA CGTCGATGAAGCTAACGCTTTCGGCTCTTTTGCCAATTGAATCATATGATTACTTAAATTTTTCATTTCTTTTCTAGTCTGACGATCGATCAAACTTATTGCACCACCAGCAACCGCTCCGATTAAAACACCGATGAAAAATTTATTTTTCCCCAAATTCAACACTCCTATATGGCATTTTCTTGTTTAATTTTTTGTAATAATTTCAAACAACCTTTTGTAATAAGCTCGTACACTTCTTCAAAATTTCCTGTGTAGTATGGATCTGGAACATCCTTCACCTCTAACTCTTCCACTAAATCAAGAAGGCGGATAAACCTTGCCTTTGGATTCATTTCGGCTTTGATTAAACGTTCTAAATTTCGCACATTGCTTTCATCCATCGCAATAATAAAATTGAATTCCCGAAGATCCTTTTCCTCTACCTGCCTAGCAATAAGTCCTTCAGAGTTAATTTTGTACTTCTTAAGGATTTCTAATGTCCCTTCATGTGGGGCACTCCCTACATGCCAGCCTCCAGTTCCAGCAGAATCAATCTCGATCTTCTCTTCAAGTTGCTCCCTTTTGACTAAATCGCGAAACACCGCTTCAGCCATCGGCGATCGACAAATATTCCCTAAACAAACGAATAAAACCTTCACCTTCATCATTCAATACCCCTTCCCTATC from Oikeobacillus pervagus includes the following:
- a CDS encoding low molecular weight protein-tyrosine-phosphatase, producing MKVKVLFVCLGNICRSPMAEAVFRDLVKREQLEEKIEIDSAGTGGWHVGSAPHEGTLEILKKYKINSEGLIARQVEEKDLREFNFIIAMDESNVRNLERLIKAEMNPKARFIRLLDLVEELEVKDVPDPYYTGNFEEVYELITKGCLKLLQKIKQENAI